A portion of the Halobacillus ihumii genome contains these proteins:
- a CDS encoding tyrosine-type recombinase/integrase — protein MHVRAFYDYLVDLGVVPDNPFSQQGLVTEQKKTPKWLSRLDQNKLIRMVRKHGNTKELSIIEVLLHTGLRVQELCDLRLKGIEMSDRKRNTIHSKR, from the coding sequence ATGCACGTGAGGGCATTCTATGATTATCTTGTAGACCTGGGAGTCGTCCCGGACAATCCTTTCAGTCAACAGGGACTAGTTACTGAACAAAAGAAAACACCTAAATGGTTAAGTCGATTAGACCAAAATAAGCTAATCAGAATGGTCAGGAAACATGGCAATACAAAAGAGTTATCTATTATTGAAGTATTGCTTCATACTGGTCTTCGTGTTCAGGAACTATGTGACCTACGGTTAAAAGGTATTGAAATGTCAGACCGTAAAAGGAACACTATTCATTCAAAACGGTAA
- a CDS encoding tyrosine-type recombinase/integrase, with product MKCQTVKGTLFIQNGKLDRQRTVPLSRSARKSITRYIEEYQPEGTYLFESQRSPQMNCRAVQHIISKYKKLTGLELTAHSLRHTSVMS from the coding sequence TTGAAATGTCAGACCGTAAAAGGAACACTATTCATTCAAAACGGTAAATTAGACAGACAGAGAACAGTTCCTTTAAGTAGATCAGCAAGAAAGTCAATCACCAGGTATATAGAAGAGTATCAACCTGAAGGAACTTATCTATTTGAATCTCAAAGAAGCCCTCAAATGAACTGCAGGGCAGTACAGCATATTATTTCAAAGTATAAGAAACTAACAGGACTTGAACTGACAGCACACTCACTAAGACACACTTCGGTCATGAGTTAG
- a CDS encoding DUF4145 domain-containing protein — MNKINCKFRKKVYCRKCKLETHHDIILIHSIGEELHDVGFSWQEDYMIGQCRGCDTNNFIKEYDDSNMHYYIPSSNEYIPLDDIEVYPPEPLKEKEKYNMVNFKHLPELLDTLYNQVVANFELNYYLLSAAGLRMIIEGICNDLSINDGYVLDEKGIKIIKKDGTEVRSDNLNGKINGLEESGILTEDQTKILHLIRKFGNQTVHDLINPTRKIMLDGIEIIEQTLKNIYEFKKYSSLEKHFKKQNKS, encoded by the coding sequence ATGAATAAGATAAATTGTAAATTTCGAAAAAAAGTATATTGTCGAAAATGTAAATTGGAAACACATCACGATATTATCCTTATTCATTCAATAGGAGAAGAGTTACATGATGTAGGCTTTAGCTGGCAAGAAGATTATATGATTGGTCAATGTAGAGGTTGTGATACTAATAATTTCATAAAAGAATATGACGATTCAAACATGCATTATTATATACCCTCCTCTAATGAATATATACCTTTAGATGATATTGAGGTCTACCCTCCTGAACCATTAAAAGAAAAAGAGAAATATAATATGGTTAATTTCAAGCATTTACCTGAGTTATTAGATACTTTATATAATCAAGTAGTAGCTAACTTTGAGCTTAATTATTATTTACTATCAGCTGCTGGATTAAGAATGATTATTGAAGGAATTTGCAATGACCTTTCAATTAATGATGGCTATGTTTTAGATGAGAAGGGGATTAAAATAATTAAGAAGGATGGAACTGAAGTTAGAAGTGACAACCTTAATGGCAAGATAAACGGTCTCGAAGAGAGCGGCATACTCACAGAAGATCAAACTAAGATTTTACATTTAATTAGAAAGTTTGGAAATCAAACAGTCCACGATTTAATAAATCCAACTCGTAAGATAATGCTTGATGGTATAGAAATAATTGAACAAACTCTTAAGAATATATATGAATTTAAGAAGTACAGTTCTTTGGAAAAACACTTCAAAAAACAAAATAAATCTTAA
- the istB gene encoding IS21-like element helper ATPase IstB codes for MKKTVNELQDQFRQLRLSETAEELPQLLREAEKSSWTYLEFLESITRYELAKREAKSFEKRMKWARFPFVKSLDEFELNGQNVLTARQLTQLRELSWLEQQYNLIILGPPGIGKTYIAIGLGLEAVSRGFNVYFATMGELVQLLKTEEYLNKSKVQLKRMRNADLVIIDDLMYMAMDQREANLFFHLINHLYERSSIILTSNKSPEEWGNLIGDQGITTAILDRLLHRVEVIQGGENEESYRMKNRKSIF; via the coding sequence ATGAAGAAGACCGTGAATGAATTACAAGATCAATTTCGTCAGTTACGTCTATCAGAAACTGCGGAGGAGCTTCCACAGCTTCTTCGCGAAGCTGAAAAATCTTCATGGACCTACTTAGAATTCTTAGAATCTATTACGCGATATGAACTAGCAAAACGGGAAGCCAAAAGCTTTGAAAAAAGAATGAAATGGGCACGATTCCCTTTCGTGAAGTCATTAGATGAGTTTGAACTGAATGGTCAAAACGTGCTGACTGCCCGCCAGCTAACACAACTCAGAGAATTAAGCTGGCTGGAACAGCAGTATAACCTAATTATTCTTGGGCCACCTGGCATTGGGAAAACGTACATCGCAATTGGACTGGGTCTCGAAGCTGTTTCCAGAGGATTCAACGTTTACTTCGCTACAATGGGTGAGCTTGTACAGCTCTTAAAGACGGAAGAATATCTGAACAAATCAAAGGTACAACTGAAACGAATGAGAAACGCTGACCTTGTGATTATTGATGATTTGATGTACATGGCGATGGATCAGCGAGAGGCAAATCTGTTTTTCCATTTGATTAACCATTTATACGAACGAAGTTCGATCATCTTAACCTCAAATAAAAGTCCAGAGGAATGGGGGAATCTGATTGGTGATCAGGGGATTACGACAGCGATTTTAGATCGTTTACTCCATCGTGTGGAAGTTATACAGGGCGGAGAGAATGAGGAAAGTTATCGTATGAAAAACAGAAAAAGCATCTTTTAA
- the istA gene encoding IS21 family transposase, producing the protein MLYLKIKDLYKRKFKVAQIAKELKISRPTVYKYLEMTFDEAKAYTELPIGKKKKLDSYKDWILAWLEEYPHLSAAQIHDWLLERYPNLAVGGSTVRSYVKDIREFYQIEKKVTVRQYEAIPEQPMGKQLQVDWGETKQKTTESKEIKLYFIAFVLAHSRQKYMEWQTRPFTTRDAIRCHENAFQFYGGCPEEIVYDQDHLITVSENAGQLLLTAEFQSYGNERKFKVHLCRRADPESKGMIENVVKYIKGNFADSRVFSDIEDWNQRGLQWLMRTGNYQVHQTTKKRPAEVFLVEKQHLKPVSSLLSYESTNNQSITRSVSKDNTIRYKSNRYSVPLGTYQTNADNHVLIEVTGEEPPTLVIRKEAESEIIAEHVISLEKGKLIQNRNHIRDRSKGVEEFKRRLISFFENKTQASGYFDEISQRYPRYRRDQFAIIHQVIKQYPTVIETVLTKCMREKLFSANDFRDMAKHINRLPHEPVKEAKSFYTYPAKYSHIKTSTRSINAYTSILGGLS; encoded by the coding sequence GTGTTGTATTTAAAAATTAAGGACCTATATAAACGGAAGTTTAAAGTAGCACAAATCGCTAAGGAGCTTAAGATCTCAAGACCAACTGTCTATAAATATTTAGAGATGACTTTTGATGAAGCAAAAGCTTATACAGAACTGCCTATTGGGAAGAAAAAGAAATTAGACAGCTACAAAGACTGGATCCTTGCCTGGTTAGAAGAATACCCTCACTTGAGTGCTGCACAAATACATGATTGGCTTCTAGAGAGATACCCGAACCTGGCGGTCGGTGGAAGTACGGTGAGATCATATGTTAAAGATATCAGGGAATTCTACCAGATTGAGAAGAAGGTAACGGTTCGCCAATACGAAGCAATACCTGAACAACCAATGGGGAAACAACTTCAGGTAGACTGGGGTGAAACAAAACAGAAGACAACGGAGAGCAAAGAGATCAAGTTGTATTTCATTGCGTTTGTCCTCGCTCACTCCAGACAGAAGTATATGGAATGGCAAACAAGGCCATTTACCACGAGGGATGCGATCCGATGTCATGAAAATGCATTTCAATTCTATGGAGGATGTCCAGAAGAAATCGTATACGATCAGGATCACTTAATTACAGTGAGTGAAAATGCAGGACAGCTTCTTTTAACAGCTGAGTTTCAAAGTTATGGGAATGAACGTAAGTTTAAGGTTCATTTGTGCAGAAGAGCTGATCCGGAGTCTAAAGGTATGATTGAAAATGTAGTGAAGTACATAAAAGGTAATTTCGCAGACAGTCGAGTGTTCAGTGATATAGAGGATTGGAATCAGCGGGGGCTACAATGGCTAATGCGTACCGGAAATTATCAAGTTCATCAGACAACAAAAAAAAGACCAGCTGAAGTGTTTCTCGTCGAAAAGCAACACTTAAAGCCAGTCTCTTCCCTACTTTCATATGAAAGTACCAATAATCAAAGTATAACAAGAAGTGTAAGCAAGGACAATACAATCCGGTATAAGTCCAATCGATATTCCGTCCCTCTCGGGACTTATCAAACAAACGCTGATAACCATGTTTTGATTGAAGTTACAGGTGAAGAACCACCGACGCTCGTGATTCGAAAAGAAGCAGAAAGTGAAATCATTGCGGAACACGTTATCAGCTTAGAAAAAGGGAAACTCATTCAAAATCGCAATCATATCCGTGATCGATCCAAAGGTGTTGAAGAGTTTAAACGACGTTTGATCTCCTTTTTTGAAAATAAAACACAGGCATCTGGTTACTTTGATGAGATCAGCCAAAGATACCCAAGGTATCGTCGAGACCAGTTTGCGATCATTCATCAGGTCATCAAACAGTATCCAACGGTAATCGAGACCGTATTGACCAAGTGTATGAGAGAAAAGCTGTTTAGTGCAAATGACTTTCGTGATATGGCCAAGCACATTAATAGATTGCCTCATGAGCCGGTAAAAGAGGCAAAATCCTTTTATACCTATCCCGCAAAATATAGTCACATTAAGACCTCTACCCGTTCTATAAATGCTTATACCAGCATATTAGGAGGTCTATCATGA
- a CDS encoding IS4 family transposase → MDKNTVKTSFGKYVNVMNLENLAVPIQEMDRYTKKYSFESYLHFMIYAHLNEIDSLRALEDALINKNLQAQLGFETLSVSQLSRKHRAIDSDILAAIFAELSMRIKGKSGPTKFGKPLYLIDSSTITLNKDQFPWASFRTTKSGVKLHLRLVFMDDNHQFPDQAVITPALEHDNNQLDILMDEKDVMYVFDRGYMDFERFDELCREGYTFLTRIKKNTVVTEVEACPVEDSPRIKSDRVVRLGSFQNMMDAEMRVIEVWDTKHNLLRLTTNDMETPAETLAEMYRNRWQIELFFRWIKQHVTIKRFFSFDEEAAQNQIYIALITFCLLVLHSQETQSKLSPLKVARRLKALIWQSCQEWKEALRSVP, encoded by the coding sequence ATGGACAAGAATACCGTAAAAACGTCATTTGGTAAATACGTAAACGTAATGAATCTAGAAAATTTAGCTGTCCCTATCCAAGAGATGGACCGGTATACGAAAAAATATTCGTTTGAATCCTATCTCCATTTCATGATTTACGCTCATTTAAACGAAATAGACAGCCTTCGGGCGTTAGAAGATGCGCTGATTAATAAGAATCTTCAAGCTCAGCTGGGTTTTGAAACGCTTAGTGTCTCGCAGTTATCACGAAAGCATCGAGCCATCGATTCAGACATTCTGGCAGCGATTTTCGCTGAACTATCTATGAGAATCAAAGGGAAATCTGGTCCGACTAAATTCGGAAAGCCTCTCTATTTGATAGATTCCTCGACAATCACACTGAATAAGGACCAATTTCCCTGGGCATCTTTTCGAACCACAAAGTCTGGAGTAAAACTTCATTTGAGATTGGTTTTTATGGATGATAACCACCAGTTCCCTGATCAAGCGGTCATCACGCCAGCACTTGAGCACGATAACAATCAACTGGACATCTTAATGGATGAGAAAGATGTCATGTATGTGTTTGACCGCGGCTACATGGACTTTGAACGCTTCGATGAGCTTTGTCGGGAAGGGTATACATTCTTAACCCGAATCAAGAAAAACACTGTCGTGACAGAAGTTGAAGCGTGCCCAGTCGAAGACTCGCCTCGTATTAAATCGGACCGTGTCGTGCGGCTGGGATCTTTTCAAAATATGATGGATGCCGAGATGAGAGTCATCGAAGTTTGGGATACGAAGCATAATCTTCTTCGGCTTACGACCAATGATATGGAAACACCGGCTGAAACCTTAGCTGAAATGTATCGAAATCGTTGGCAGATTGAACTTTTCTTTCGATGGATCAAGCAACACGTCACAATCAAACGTTTTTTCAGCTTTGATGAGGAAGCCGCTCAAAACCAGATTTATATCGCATTGATTACGTTCTGTTTACTAGTTCTACATAGTCAGGAAACTCAATCGAAGTTAAGCCCATTAAAAGTCGCTAGAAGGTTGAAAGCCCTGATATGGCAGTCTTGTCAGGAATGGAAAGAAGCCCTCCGGAGTGTCCCCTGA
- a CDS encoding DUF3427 domain-containing protein → MAIKKLKPTGYWTFFCNPEKWAIDDFLESEEIYDYFAIRKSDKESFKIGDLAIIRVGKDRRTLEQLNGKERLKPGVYAIVQIIGEPRFMSNESLSFWADRDEAEKARFRVPIKYLHNLLDNPILLENLEELDIDFDPYLVDGFQGSSIPLKATTFNQILSKVQSDYTPFVVGEEYSRNDIYRIIEVPTKSQKGIWNTGYTQYNGDIFIFANINSAGRTGHDYDNKFIGDDLNWFSKNNHSLNTPSIKSMLNPEGNIYIFTREDSQNPYFIYQGNASVKDYRDTQPVYILWEFIDESENHPEKTTEEVTDPKKYKEGTTKQISVNVYERNPTARSKCIDHYGCSCVICRFNFEEAYGEIGKGFIHVHHLKELHEIGEEYEVDPIEDLRPVCPNCHAILHRRKPAYSIEDLQAKFSKNLQERH, encoded by the coding sequence GTGGCTATTAAAAAACTTAAACCAACAGGTTATTGGACATTCTTTTGTAACCCGGAGAAATGGGCTATTGATGACTTCTTAGAATCAGAAGAGATATACGACTATTTCGCAATTAGAAAAAGTGATAAGGAAAGTTTTAAAATAGGTGATTTAGCTATTATTAGAGTTGGAAAAGATAGGAGAACTTTAGAACAACTCAATGGTAAGGAAAGGTTAAAACCTGGAGTTTATGCTATCGTGCAAATCATTGGTGAACCTAGATTTATGTCTAATGAGAGTTTGAGCTTTTGGGCTGATAGAGATGAAGCAGAAAAGGCAAGGTTTAGAGTGCCTATCAAGTACCTCCATAACCTATTGGATAACCCGATACTTCTAGAGAACCTGGAAGAATTAGATATTGATTTTGACCCTTATCTAGTTGATGGATTTCAGGGTTCATCTATACCACTTAAAGCAACTACCTTCAATCAGATACTAAGCAAAGTTCAATCTGATTACACTCCCTTCGTTGTAGGTGAAGAATATTCAAGAAATGATATTTACCGTATCATAGAAGTTCCTACAAAGAGTCAAAAGGGGATATGGAACACTGGTTATACTCAATACAATGGTGATATTTTTATTTTTGCTAATATTAATAGTGCAGGTCGAACGGGACATGATTATGATAATAAGTTTATAGGTGATGACCTTAATTGGTTCAGTAAAAACAATCATAGCTTGAATACTCCATCTATCAAATCAATGCTTAATCCTGAAGGAAATATTTATATTTTCACACGTGAAGATAGTCAAAATCCATACTTTATTTATCAGGGTAATGCTAGCGTTAAAGATTATAGAGATACTCAACCAGTTTATATTCTTTGGGAATTTATAGACGAAAGTGAAAACCACCCTGAAAAAACTACAGAAGAAGTCACTGACCCGAAGAAGTATAAAGAAGGAACTACAAAACAAATCTCGGTAAATGTCTATGAAAGGAATCCAACTGCAAGAAGTAAATGTATTGATCACTATGGTTGTAGCTGTGTTATCTGCAGATTTAACTTTGAGGAAGCCTATGGTGAAATAGGTAAGGGCTTTATACATGTTCACCACCTAAAAGAATTACATGAGATTGGTGAAGAATATGAAGTTGACCCTATTGAAGATTTACGTCCTGTTTGTCCTAACTGCCATGCTATACTTCATAGAAGAAAACCTGCTTATTCAATTGAAGATTTACAAGCAAAATTTTCTAAAAATCTACAGGAGAGACATTAA
- a CDS encoding COG2958 family protein, with product MKQLTFGELAIKILNETREPMTVEEIWEYALTTGYADKVGTKGKTPWRTMGAKIYVDIKDNPSSPFIKIDTKPKKFFLRDLQNRQPEKLETVKENVVNKVKREVHKAPTFKERDLHPLLSYVAYTYLYVYTKTIYHEKSSKRSYNQWLHPDIVGINFPIGEWQPEVLDFGLTLGGQLAKLYSFELKKELNFNNIREAFFQSVSNSSWANEGFLVTAKILSDEEFMNELKRLTSAFGIGIIKLNISDPDASEILFPAKEKADIDWETVNKLSKENPDFSRFIRRIRNDLNSQEIIKEHYDKIYTSEYLIDKFK from the coding sequence ATGAAACAGCTAACTTTTGGAGAATTAGCTATTAAAATATTAAATGAAACACGTGAACCAATGACAGTGGAAGAAATATGGGAGTATGCTCTTACTACTGGATATGCTGATAAAGTTGGAACGAAAGGTAAAACTCCTTGGAGAACTATGGGAGCAAAGATATATGTTGATATAAAAGACAATCCTTCTTCACCTTTTATTAAGATTGATACTAAACCTAAAAAATTCTTTTTACGTGATTTACAAAATAGACAACCTGAAAAACTAGAAACAGTAAAAGAAAATGTAGTTAATAAAGTAAAGAGAGAAGTACATAAAGCCCCCACCTTTAAAGAGCGTGATTTACATCCATTATTGTCATATGTAGCTTATACGTATTTGTACGTTTATACAAAGACCATTTATCATGAAAAATCATCAAAACGTTCTTACAATCAATGGTTACATCCTGACATAGTAGGTATAAACTTTCCTATTGGAGAATGGCAGCCTGAAGTATTGGATTTTGGATTAACTTTAGGAGGGCAGTTAGCAAAACTCTATTCCTTCGAGTTAAAGAAAGAACTAAATTTCAACAATATTAGAGAAGCATTTTTCCAGTCTGTATCAAATTCCTCTTGGGCTAATGAAGGGTTTTTAGTTACAGCCAAAATTTTAAGTGATGAAGAATTTATGAATGAACTAAAAAGGTTAACATCAGCTTTCGGAATAGGAATAATCAAACTAAATATTAGTGACCCTGACGCTTCTGAAATATTGTTTCCAGCTAAAGAAAAAGCTGATATTGACTGGGAAACAGTAAACAAATTGAGTAAAGAGAACCCTGATTTTAGTAGATTCATTAGAAGAATAAGAAATGACCTAAACAGTCAAGAAATAATTAAGGAACACTATGACAAGATTTACACTAGCGAATATTTAATAGATAAATTTAAATAA
- a CDS encoding cupin domain-containing protein, which yields MNNFSYMYPYPNAYADVPMCNCRSMMGPDDWYMANRPGYENQCWRYPNTQVYTGAKFTDYGKEPFVVNINQVTQQNNTFRTTIWTGNHLQVTLMSINVGEDIGLEVHPDVDQFLRIEKGQGFVQMGNSEDNLNFIRHVGEDAAIMVPAGTWHNLTNTGNTPLKLYTIYAPPEHPFGTVHQTKADAIAAEDSYG from the coding sequence GTGAATAACTTTTCTTATATGTATCCTTACCCGAACGCCTATGCTGATGTACCAATGTGTAATTGTAGAAGTATGATGGGTCCTGATGATTGGTACATGGCAAATAGACCAGGTTATGAAAATCAATGTTGGCGATATCCAAACACGCAGGTTTATACCGGTGCTAAATTTACAGATTATGGGAAAGAGCCCTTTGTAGTGAATATTAACCAAGTTACTCAGCAAAACAATACATTTCGAACTACTATATGGACGGGAAACCATTTGCAAGTAACATTAATGAGTATTAACGTTGGAGAAGATATAGGCTTGGAGGTTCACCCTGACGTGGATCAATTTTTACGTATTGAAAAAGGCCAAGGATTTGTTCAAATGGGCAATAGCGAAGATAATTTGAACTTCATAAGGCATGTCGGTGAGGACGCTGCTATTATGGTGCCTGCTGGTACATGGCATAATCTAACCAATACAGGCAATACGCCGTTAAAGCTTTACACAATCTATGCACCGCCTGAACATCCATTTGGTACCGTCCATCAAACAAAAGCAGATGCAATAGCTGCCGAAGATAGTTATGGTTAA
- a CDS encoding DUF4363 family protein codes for MLKKGILLFLLVIVTGCTNRIGGDIFFNQIDELQNSLNHSEWEQLTNGTTELKSLYEGKKWTLQLLGDEEEYEGLYESINQLSAAIKEKDKTQTRVSLASVRTLLQNIYTM; via the coding sequence ATGTTAAAAAAAGGAATCCTTCTATTCTTACTGGTAATCGTAACAGGATGTACAAATCGGATAGGAGGGGATATATTTTTTAATCAAATCGATGAGCTTCAAAATTCTTTAAATCATTCCGAGTGGGAACAATTAACAAATGGGACTACAGAATTAAAAAGTTTATATGAAGGGAAAAAATGGACATTGCAATTATTGGGAGATGAGGAAGAGTATGAAGGGTTGTATGAGAGTATAAATCAACTTTCCGCCGCTATCAAAGAAAAGGATAAAACGCAGACACGTGTTTCTTTAGCCTCCGTTAGAACATTATTACAAAACATATATACCATGTAA
- a CDS encoding YetF domain-containing protein, translated as MPEFLLTLIRSIVAFILLLFMARIMGKKQLSQVTFFDYCVGITIGSIAASMSVDQNIKISNGLMALIIWGLFPLILAFAGLKSKTILQLTDGKPSIIIENGEVNEKNLKKNQMAIDELMLLLREKNIFKLSDVEMAVLETNGQLSVMQKADQQSVTPSTLGMKVEEEHGPTVVIMDGKLLEKGLLALGYSKGWLQDEIKKQGVQDIEDVFLAQLDSKGNVYVDLYDGKAKSPLIPKSSLLVDTLEKVQADLESYSKQTDSEARVQVIYLQKAIRNVIPYIK; from the coding sequence ATGCCAGAATTTTTATTAACCTTAATTCGTTCTATTGTTGCTTTTATCTTGCTTTTGTTCATGGCCAGAATTATGGGGAAGAAACAATTGTCTCAAGTCACTTTTTTTGATTACTGTGTAGGGATTACAATAGGGTCTATTGCTGCCAGTATGTCCGTTGATCAAAATATAAAAATCTCGAACGGGCTCATGGCATTGATTATATGGGGGCTTTTTCCCTTAATATTGGCTTTTGCAGGTCTAAAATCCAAAACAATTCTGCAGCTGACGGATGGAAAACCTTCTATTATAATCGAAAATGGGGAAGTGAACGAGAAAAATCTTAAAAAGAATCAAATGGCGATAGATGAGCTTATGCTTTTATTGAGAGAGAAAAACATTTTCAAATTGTCGGATGTTGAAATGGCTGTATTGGAAACAAACGGCCAACTAAGTGTTATGCAGAAAGCAGATCAACAGTCTGTGACGCCAAGCACCTTAGGTATGAAAGTAGAAGAGGAGCATGGTCCAACCGTTGTCATTATGGATGGAAAACTGTTGGAGAAGGGGTTATTGGCATTAGGTTATTCAAAAGGGTGGCTTCAAGATGAGATAAAAAAGCAAGGTGTTCAGGACATTGAAGATGTTTTCCTGGCACAGCTGGACTCAAAAGGAAATGTTTACGTAGACCTTTATGATGGAAAAGCTAAGTCGCCTTTGATTCCAAAAAGTTCTTTATTGGTCGATACACTTGAAAAGGTGCAGGCAGACCTTGAAAGTTATTCAAAACAGACAGACTCTGAAGCTAGGGTGCAAGTTATATACCTTCAGAAAGCGATTCGGAACGTGATACCTTATATAAAATGA
- a CDS encoding metal-sensitive transcriptional regulator, with protein MEFSQDLKLRLKRAEGQVRGVHKMMEEEKECKDVISQLSAVRSAVDRTIATIVAENLQRCIQEQADKGEDTTKVVQEAIELLVKSR; from the coding sequence ATGGAGTTTTCACAGGATTTAAAATTACGATTAAAGCGGGCAGAAGGACAGGTCCGTGGCGTGCACAAAATGATGGAGGAAGAAAAAGAATGCAAAGATGTCATCAGTCAGCTGTCTGCAGTAAGATCGGCCGTTGACCGCACGATCGCCACAATCGTTGCTGAAAATTTGCAACGATGCATTCAAGAACAGGCGGACAAGGGAGAGGATACCACGAAAGTAGTTCAGGAAGCCATCGAATTATTAGTCAAAAGCAGATAA
- a CDS encoding DsrE/DsrF/DrsH-like family protein gives MSDQKKTTIVLFSGDYDKAMAAYIIANGAAAYDHEVTIFHTFWGLNALRKDNKVSMKKGFMKKMFGKMMPRGADKMGLSKMNYLGMGQKMIKNVIKKHNAMPLPQLVEMAQEQDVKLIGCTMTMDLLGLQKEELLDGIEYAGVAAYIGDAEEGNVNLFI, from the coding sequence ATGTCAGATCAAAAGAAAACGACCATCGTTTTGTTTAGTGGTGATTATGATAAGGCGATGGCGGCGTATATTATTGCAAATGGAGCTGCAGCCTATGACCACGAAGTAACAATTTTCCACACGTTCTGGGGGTTAAATGCCCTGCGCAAAGATAATAAAGTGTCAATGAAGAAAGGGTTTATGAAGAAGATGTTTGGGAAGATGATGCCTAGAGGTGCCGATAAAATGGGGCTTTCTAAAATGAATTATTTAGGCATGGGGCAAAAGATGATCAAAAATGTCATCAAGAAACACAATGCCATGCCTCTACCTCAATTAGTAGAAATGGCACAAGAGCAAGATGTGAAATTGATTGGTTGTACGATGACCATGGATTTACTTGGCCTTCAAAAAGAGGAGCTCCTTGACGGAATTGAATACGCGGGGGTTGCTGCGTATATTGGAGATGCAGAAGAGGGCAATGTTAATTTATTTATATAA
- a CDS encoding rhodanese-like domain-containing protein, protein MKEITAKELEKKIRDGEKVNIIDVRENKEVAQGKIPDAQHIPLGQVQDRMDEIDKEQHHYIVCRSGGRSGKACGFLSKQGYDVTNMAGGMLDWSGEIEK, encoded by the coding sequence ATGAAGGAAATTACAGCAAAAGAGCTAGAGAAGAAAATAAGAGATGGAGAAAAGGTAAACATTATTGATGTGCGAGAAAATAAAGAGGTAGCACAAGGGAAAATTCCTGATGCCCAGCATATACCGCTAGGGCAAGTGCAGGATCGAATGGATGAAATCGATAAAGAACAGCATCATTATATCGTTTGCCGTTCCGGTGGTCGCAGTGGCAAAGCATGCGGTTTTTTAAGTAAGCAAGGCTATGATGTAACCAATATGGCTGGCGGTATGCTTGATTGGTCGGGAGAAATAGAGAAATAA
- a CDS encoding sulfurtransferase TusA family protein, which produces MNIEANERLDAKGLACPMPIVKTKKALTNLEPGQVIEVQATDKGSTADIKAWAESTGHQYLGTVEEREVLTHYVRKASESETNGETKHEDVTELEDLRSKVDGDEDLSILDVREPAEFAFGHIPGAINIPLGELEERFEELNEDDELHVICRTGSRSDLAAQKLSGKGYKHVRNVVPGMAEWEGPTDKTN; this is translated from the coding sequence ATGAATATTGAAGCAAATGAACGATTAGATGCTAAAGGATTAGCGTGCCCTATGCCGATTGTCAAAACGAAAAAGGCATTAACAAACTTAGAACCAGGGCAAGTCATTGAAGTTCAAGCAACAGACAAAGGGTCTACTGCCGATATAAAAGCCTGGGCGGAAAGCACAGGACATCAATACCTTGGTACGGTTGAAGAAAGGGAGGTATTGACACACTATGTGCGTAAGGCAAGTGAATCCGAAACAAATGGAGAAACAAAACACGAGGATGTTACAGAACTAGAAGATCTTCGAAGTAAAGTAGATGGAGATGAAGATCTATCGATTTTAGATGTACGTGAACCAGCAGAATTTGCTTTTGGTCATATTCCGGGAGCTATCAATATACCCTTGGGTGAACTTGAGGAACGTTTTGAGGAATTAAATGAAGATGATGAGCTGCACGTCATTTGCCGTACAGGTAGCCGCAGTGATCTAGCTGCCCAAAAGCTAAGTGGTAAAGGATATAAACATGTAAGAAATGTTGTTCCGGGTATGGCTGAATGGGAAGGTCCAACTGATAAAACTAATTAA